From Candidatus Bathyarchaeota archaeon:
ATGTTCCGGATGGTTAGATGGGCTTACACAGATCCTGAGGGTCTGAGGAGGGTGGCTGAGGAGCGGGTTAGGAGGGGTTTAGAATTCATAAGGGCTCAGGTCGAGGCCGGGGCCGAGGTGATAGTGGACTGCACAGACTACGCCCTCAAGACAGGCCCCTTCTTCAAGCCGGATTTCTACCATAAGGTCGTTTTTCCCCTGATAAGGCTTCTAGTAGACGAAGCCCATAAGGCAGGGGCGTTCTTCATCCAGCATACGGACGGGAACCTATGGCCTATACTGGACGGGCTAATAGCCACGGGTATAGACGGGTTACACTCCATAGACCCCTCGGCGGGTATGCGTCTAAGAGATGTCAAGGAGAGGTATGGTGACAAGATAGCCTTATGCGGGAACGTAGACGCCGCTAGAACCCTCTTCAAAGGTACGCCGGAGGAGGTGGCGGCTGAGGCTAAGAAATGCATAGAAGATGCCGCATACGGTGGAGGATACTTCCTGACGAGTAGCAACTGCATCTACCGTGGAATACCCCTCGAGAACACTCTTGCCCTTATTGAAACAGGTCTCAAATACGGCCGCTACAGACCCTAGCATCGTCAGGTCGAAAACTAAGATGAAGAGGTTGATGTCTAAAGGGTTTTAATTTTTCCGTCAGTTTTTCCAGGGTTTTTGAACTTCGACCTCCTTGCCGAGTTTCGCGGACTTGTAGATAGCATCTATGATGGCTTGAACCCTAACCCCCTCATCTGCTGGTGAGAACAGCGGCTTACCGAGCTTTACGGATTCGATGAACCTAGCTATGCGGAGGTGATATATGTCAAGCTTAGGAAGCGACGCCACGGGCTTAGCTACGAGGTTGAAGGGGCCGTAGGATAGCTTCTTGTAATCCTCAAGCGTCAACCCTCTGTAAACCTCAAGCGGGTCCATCTGAGCTCCTCCCTTGTCGCCTAAGAGAACCACGTTAAACACGGCTGGTTTACCTATGTAGCTCGCCCAGCTCGTCTCGATTATCATGGATAAGCCGTTCTCGAACTTCACGAACCCGACGGCCATGTCCTCCACCTTGAAGTCTTCAGGCCTCCACTTGGAGCCCCAGCAACCTATACTAGCGTACTCAGGGTTTCTCCCGAACTTCGTGTATGTCACCCCGATGGCCGTTTTAGGCTCGGGGAAGTTCAGTACGTACATGGCTGTGTCGACGGCGTAGCATCCGATGTCTGCGAGGGCTCCTCCACCGGATAGCTCGACGTCTATGAACGTCGGGCTCGAAGGTATACCCCAACGTCTAAGATGCAGGGCTCTAGCGTAGTATACGGAGCCCAGCTCCCCAGAGGAGACTATATTCCTAAGGGTTACGACGGAGGGGTTAAACCTAGACTGAAAACCCACTATAAGTACTCTACCGGTTTCCTTGGACACCTTCCACATCTCGACGGCGTCGCTCAACGTAGCCGCCATAGGCTTCTCGACCAAGACATGCACACCGGCCTTCATAGCGGCTACCGCGGGGTCTTTGTGAAACCTGTTGGGCGTACAAACACTTACGGCATCTAGGCTCTCCTTGTCAAGCATCTCACGGTAGTCTTGATAGTATGAGGGGATGTTAAACTTCTTAGCGAACCCCCTGGCCCTAGACAAGTCTATGTCGGCGCATGCCGCGAGGGTTACACCCGGCACCTTAAGGTAGTTCGGAGCGTGTGTTGCTGAGGCTATTCCTCCACAACCTATAATACCGACCCGGATCTCCGCCATAACGCATCGCTCTAAGCGAGACCTGTGGAAACCTTAATCCTTTTTAAAAAAACATGTAAACCCTTAGAACATGTTAAGCATTATTTAACCAGATCTTGTTAAAACGGATGTGTTTCGGGTCTCGGCGTCTCCTTTAAAAACTCAACCTTTATATTTTTGTGCTATCGCTTATATTCTGAGGTGTTTAATCTCGAACTACCCTAGACATTCAGAATGCATATATTTTCGAGACGGGTTCTGCACGCTTAGAGGGATCCAAGTAAATCCTGAGGGAGCCGCCTGTCTAAACTTCACACCTAAAACTGCACAATCTCAAACGGCGCGCATCCCAAAGAACACGTTGCCAACGCCATATGGTCCTAACGCTGCTCCAGCACCTTATCCGTCTACGCCACCCATGTATACACCCTACTATGTTCCTCCTCCACAGTACTTTTGGATCCGAGAATACATCTACTGGCTTCGAAGGCTTCACCGGTTCTACGCTCGGTATAACCCATGGATACCTCCGTATCTATTATACTTTCCATGGTATTTCTGGTGACGCTCTATTCGAGCCGATAGATTGTGGCTATTCTATATTTTTCCCCTTTTAAGACGACTTGAACCTCTTGTGAAGGTCTCGTATCTATATGTGGTCTCGTAGACCCTATCCAGTAGATGACTCCTTTAACTGGGCTTTCGACGGCTTTCTCTTCGAGGCTCTCCATGTCTAGGAGTTTAGCTATCTCCTCGTCTCTCTCGACTTTCTCGCCGGGCTTCTTCAAGGTCACTATTATCCACTCGCCTTCAGGCGCGTACACATCTACGTGCGGGTCCTTACCCAATACAAGCTGAAGCTTAGGCTTAGCAGGCTCTCCTGGAACGACGCCCATGTAGCGGAGGATGTTCATCAGCCCCCTGCACACAAGCTCAGCCTGCTCTGGGAAAACCCATCTCTGGCCACTGTGCTCGATGGTGAGCGCGTGCTTACCGGCCTCCGTAGCCACGGTGCTTATCATACCCCCGTGGACGCTAGACCTGTCACGGATATCTACAAACGGTAGTAGCGAGTACTCGGCGAGCCTAACAGACTCTTCATCCCACCCATCGGCTAAAGCGGCCGGCGCGATCCACTGCTCCCAGCAGTGTAGGTCTATCACATAATCCGACGGCTCGACCAGGTTCTTGTATAGGCTGTAGACGATCCTCTCGGTCTCGTTACCATCGGCTCTCCCAGGCCACAGCCTATTCATCTGGTGAGGGTGGTAACTGGAGTAGGCTTCCCCAAGTTCCATCTTGTAGAAATGTCTTCTCCACCTAACGGCTAGGGGGTTTGCTATCGGAACAAGCGTCAGCGTACCGTTAACCCTCATGTTCATAACCCTATCGAGCAGGAGCTTAACCGTATAGACGCCTGTAAGCTCCACACCGTGCTGCGCCGCTTGAACGTATACCTCCGGCCTACGAGACTCGCCCCTAACCTTGAAATAGGGGACCTTAACGGTGCTTCCGTCAGGCATGTCGACTTTAAGAAAGCCCCTCTCTAAACCGGGCAAACAGGCACCTCCGGTTAAACTTAGCGATTTAAGACGTAGATAAGAATTTACGGAACAGTCTCAACTCGACCTCTCGCCTTTTTATAAAAAAGGTGTGAGAAGGGTTCTAGAGGAAGACCTTAAGGAAGCATCTACCGTTTCTAAGCTTCAGCACTGGGGTCAGTTTCTGGTAACATGATACCGCTAGAAACCTCCTAGCATTTTCCGTAGTAGGCATTATATAGCTCTAAACGCCTCCCTGATAACTGTAGAGGTGCTCGTATGCGGAGTACGGATTCTAGAGAACGCGTAGTCATGGCTTTGAACCATGAGGAGCCTGACATGGTTCCCCTAGACCTGGGTGGAAGCCCGACAACCGGCATGCATGTGAGTATGGTTTATGCTCTCCGTCAAGCGCTTAAGCTTGATCCCCCGGGTACACCGGTTAAGGTTATAGAGCCGTATCAGATGCTCGGTGAGATAGCTCCCGACCTCTGCGATGCGCTTGGGGTAGATGTCGTTGGTTTAAGCGGAAGCACGAACATTTTCGGGTTTAAGAACAGCGATTGGAAGCCTTGGAGGCTCTTCGACGGCACACCTGTGCTCGTTCCAGGTAAGTTCAACACGGAGCCCGATGAGGAGGGTAACATCCTGATGTATCCCCAGGGAGACAGGTCTGCTCCACCGTGCGCCCGTATGCCTAAGGGCGGTTTCTACTTCGACGCCATCGATAGGCAGCCTCCGATAGACTGGAAGAACCTTAACGTCGATGACAACCTTGAGGAGTTTACACCCATCTCCGGCGACGAGCTTGAATACCTCAGACGTGAGGCTGAGAGGCTTTACCAGACCGGGAGGGCGGTTTTAGCGAACTTCGGCGGGACAGGGTTCGGCGACATAGCCCTCGTACCGGGTCTCCAGCTTAAGCATCCGAAGGGTGTCAGGGGCGTCAGAGAGTGGTACATGTGTCACGTCCTCAGACCCGACTACATCTATAAGGTGTTCGAGAAGCAGTGCGAGATAGCCTTAGAGAACCTCGAGAAGATCTACCGGGTGGTCAAGGACAGGGTAACCGTGATCTTCGTCAGCGGAACAGACTTCGGGACGCAGAGACGACCCATAATGTCGAACGAAACCTACCGGAAGCTGTATAAGCCTTTCCATAAACGCGTAAACGACTGGGTGCACGAGCACACTCCTTGGAAAACATTCATCCACTCATGCGGCTCGATAGAGCCTTTGATAAAGGAGTTCATCGAAGCCGGGTTCGACATACTCAACCCTGTGCAGACATCAGCGGCCGGTATGGACCCGCGTGTTCTCAAGTCAAAATACGGTGACAAGATCACGTTCTGGGGCGGAGGCATAGATACCCAGAGAACCCTTCCCTTCGGTACACCCGAGCAGGTCAGAAGAGAGGTCAGAGAGCGAATCCAAATATTCGCCCCAGGCGGCGGCTTCGTCTTCAACACGATCCATAACGTTCAACCAAGAACCCCTGTGGAAAACCTCCTAGCGATGTATGAAGCGTTTCAGAAATACCGTAGGTATTGAATAGAGGTCTTGCATAACGGTGACTCTATGTCAGAAGGAAAGTACTTATAAGAATTTACGGAAAACGGATAAAGATGGTCAAGATCACGATCGAAGTGGATGACGACCTCTGGAGACGCTTCAGCATAATCGTACTTCAAGATAGGGGTGAACGGAAGAAGAGCAAGGTCATAGCTGAGCTTATCAGGGAGTATGTCGAGCGGAGGGGTTTACCAGACGACCCGTGGCAGCTGGAATGCATCCTACGTCTTGAGGAGGAGAGGGGCGCGTTCTTAAAGGCTAAGAGCCGTCTCCTCCGAGATGATCAGTATCGAGGCAAATATGTCGCGGTATTTAAAGGCAAAGTCGTGGATTGCGATGAGGACAAGGCGAGGCTGGCTAGGAGAGTCTACAAGAAATATGGTTATATCCCGATCTACATCGACAGGGTGATTCCTGAGGAGGACCAAGTTAACTTATGATTTATTGAGGACTAGCGTCGAAAAGCGATGGGTGCGCTAGGAAAAAGTTAACCTTATCGACCGGAAATCTATAGTTGGTGTGTGCTTGGAGGACGTTGGGTTTAAGGAGATAAAGGCTCTGATGTTGCCGAGACCTGAGGAGGCGTTTGAGAGGTCGAAAGTCGTCTTATCGATTCAGCCTCATCCAGACGACGCCGATATCGCGGCCGGTGGGACGATAGCTAAGCTTGTGAACGGTGGTTGTCGCGTCATATACGTAACCGTGACCGACGGGGGAGCAGGTACCGTCAGGCGGGACCTACCCCGGGAGACCCTAGCCGGTATCAGGCGTAGGGAGCAGGAGTCTGCCGCAAGGGTGCTAGGGGTCTCCGAGCTCGTGTGGCTTGGCTGCCGCGACTCGGAGCTTACACCGTCGCTGGCTCTAAGGAACCGGCTGATAACCCTCATAAGGCGTTTCAAACCGGATCTCGTCTTGACGTTGGACCCATGGCTCCCCTACGAGGCGCATCCAGACCACAGGGCAACCGGGCTCGCCGCGACCGAGGCGTTCTTCTTCAGCGGCTTCCCAAACATAAACTCTGCGGACCTTAGGAACGGGCTTGAACCCCACATGCCAAGGTACATAGCCTACTACTGGACGAGAAAGCCGAACGTATACGTGGACATAACCGACTGGATAGACGTGAAGCTCGAGGCAGTTAAGGCTCATGCGTCTCAGGTGCCCGACGCGATGCTGGGGCTCCTTAAGAGAGTATTCGCCCTGATAGGAGCTAAGGCGGGATATCGATATGCAGAGGCGTTCAAAGTCTTAAACGCCAACGCGCTACACTGCAACATATACGCGGAAGACCTATAACCTAAAAGTTCCAACTCTATCGTTAACTCGAACCGCTTAGCCGTTAGGTAAGATATTCGCACTAAGTTTTTACTTTTAAAATTTTTATCGAAAGCTTGAAAGCCTGCCTAGCCGATTAGTTAACCGGTGTCTTGTTGAAGGTCGGTTATGCGTCGTCTATAATAACCCCTCATGTGGGGGTGCGTCTTTCAGGATATGCTTCGAGGGTTAAGCCTTCTGAGGGTGTTCACGACGACCTCCGATGCCGGGTTCTATACATCGAGGACGGTGGTGAACGTTTCGTATTGGCCGTCTTAGACGTGATCGGTGTGTCCTCCGAGCTTGTCGAAAACTTCCGTAAGCTAGCCTCCGAAACGCTAAACATAGAGAAGAACAAGCTCTCCGTAGCGGCTATACATACGCACGCCGGCCCCGTCCTCAGGGTCCTAGACGAGCCTCAGGATGCGGGTTTTAGCCTCAGTGATTATTACGCGAAGATAGCCGCTGGAACGGCTTCGGTAGCCGCTAGGAGGCTCGAGGAGGTTCGGCTCTACTCCGGGGTCGGCTCGGCCGGCGAGGTCGTGGTCAACAGGAGAAACCCTGAGTCGGGCCCGGTAGACCCGAGGGTTCACGTGGTATCGTTCAAGCGAGGCTCGGCCTATAGGGTTTCCCTCGTCAACTTCACCTGCCACGCCGTAGTCCTTGGGCATAACAACCTTCAGATAAGCGCAGACTACCCCGGTGCTTTAAACCGCTACGTGGAGATGCTCACGGGAGGCGGCTCGGTCTTCCTGAACGGAACCTGCGGCGATATAAACCCCCTCACACCTGGGACAGACCTGAGTAGGGTCTACGATAGAAGCGTCGGAACGTTCGAGGATGTGGAGTGGATGGGGCGGATACTCGCCTGCGAAGCCGTTAAAACGGCTGAGCTATCTAAGCCTGAAGAGCCTAACCTGAGGATGGGCTACTCAGAGGTTGAGGCTAAGGTCTGGAAACCCCTAAGCATCGAAGAGGCTAGAAGAGAGCTCGAGGAGTTGAAGGCTTCCGAGGAGCCTTCAGCCGCCTACAGACGCTATATGGCTGAGTTTAAGCTCCGCGTCCTAGAGGAGCTTAAGGACGTAGAGTATCTTAAGCTTCCCATCGTAGCGTTAGCCTTATCGAACGACACGGCCTTAACGCTTCTTCCCAGCGAGGTGCTCGTCGAGGTCGGGCTTAGGATAAAGGAAAGGTCGCCGTTCAGAAATACGATGGTCGCTAGCTACTGTAACGGGTACGTGGGCTACATACCCGTCGAGAAGGCGTACGACGAGGGAGGGTACGAAACGACGTTTCCGACCTGCATAGTCGAGAGAGGTACCGCCGAAAAGCTGGTCGAGGAGTCGCTGAGGCTTCTATCAAAACTCTACTAACAGGAAAAATACGGGGGGAATGGTCGAGAAACCTAGGTATTACTCGGATTCTCTAAGTCTGGAAACGATCAAGAGGTGGGTATACTCGGTGTCCATTATCTTATACACTTCTCTCCTATCTTCTTTACCGAGAAACAGGGTTAGGTTTTGATAGAACAGAAGGGTCTCCTTCTCAAGTCTTAACGCGAGCTCGGCGGCCTCATCCCAGCTCTTAACCTTAGAAGCCGCTTCCTCACCCTTCCTGAGAAATGTGAGGATGCCTAGGCTTTCGAGCGCCTTCAAATGTTGCTCCGCTCTTCTTCTATCCTCACCTGTCGAAACTACGCCTTTTCTCCTAAGTAGATTAACATACGTCTCGGCGTGTCTCACCTCGTCGCGGGCGAGTTGACGAAGCGTCTCAACGTGTTCAGGAAACTTATCCGCTAAAACCGTGTAGAACTTTTCGGCAGCCTTCTCGACCTCAGCAGCCATCTCCAGAAGGGTCTCTCTAGAAAAATAAGACTCTGTTCCGCTCATTCTCTCGATGAAGACCCTCAAGATTTCTTATAAACTTATCCTAAAACCGCTCCTTTCTACATCGGTTATGCTCCAGCCTTAGGATGATTCGAGTAAAAAGTAAAACGGTGCCGTTGTTTAGAAAGTTATTCTAAAGACTGTACCGCTCTAAGAACGCCTTGCCTTTCTTTATAGACTCTATGACGTCGATCCCCGTCTCATCCTCTATGGCAAACCATCCCCTATAGCCTATCTCCCTCAAAGCCGCTATGTAGTCGTCCCATGGTACAAGCCCCTCACCGACAGTAGCCCTCCGGGTCTCAGGGTTATAGTCCTTAGCGTGGGTGTGGGCTATGAAACTCCCAAGCGTTTTAACCCCCTTCACTACCTCTTCTACACCAAACCTAAGCATGTTCGCCGGGTCATAGTTTACTTTAAGCCCAGGGCTCCCAACGTCTTCGAGAAAGCTTCTAAGGACGTGCGCAGGCTCCATACCCGTCTCTATGCAGAAGACTCCTCCTACCTCCTCTCCATACTCGGCTATCTCCGCGAGGCTCCTCCTTATAACCCGATACCTAGGATTCTGCTTATCCTCTGGGATGGCGCCTGGATGGGCCGTGACTATCGGAGACCCCATCTCGACCGCAAGCTCCAAAGCCTTCTTAGTCTTCTCCACACGCTTCTCCAACCCCTCCTCGTCGTCAAACCCTCCTAGGCCCCTAGGGCTGGATAACTGGGCACAGAACCCCGTTATCTCAAGCCCATACGACTCTACAAGCCCTTTAACCTCCGACCTAAGTTTACTGTCGCATCTATCGGGGTCTAATACGCAAGGCGATGAGGGGCCGTAGTCCACACACCAGAGCTGAACCCCTTCTACACCTATCTCAGAGGCTATCCTAAGATGCTCCTCCAATGTCTTGAGGTCTGGGGTTAAACCCAGAGACCACAAAGCCAGACCTATCCTGAGCCTAACCATACGCACCGAAGAGACAATATCCGGCTAAAAGTAATATGCATTTCCCTCTCCCGAGGTGCTCTCGAATTTTTACATTTTATGAAAACTCTTAAATGCATTCGGCGATACTATAGCCATATTGTGGGAAAATGGGCGAGGAATATAGAGCCCTTAAAATCCCTTGGATTCCAATAATTCTCGCGACCATTCTGCTCAGCTTCGTGGGCCAGCTCTGGGTTATGTTCGCCGGCAGTATGCGAAGCTTCTACAGCCTCGGCATAATTCTATGTAGCATAGCGTTCTCGACGTCTTTCTACATATTCCACGTCCTCTTAGGAGGTCTCACCCAGCTAACCGGGTCTAAGTGGCTGGCTTCGAAACTCACCAAGGAGAACCTGGTTTACATGTTTATAGTAGGTTCATGTGCCACGTGGTTTATATCGCCTACCGGAGCACCTTGGCAGGCTTATGGCGCCTTCTTCGGAACAAGGCTACTTTATCCAGACCAGAGCATGCAGCTGTTCCCAACCTTCGTAGCTCCTGCCCCCTCCTACTGTGAACCCTTAATGACCGGAGGAGCAGCTGTTCCATGGGATATATGGGCTCCTGTGGTACTCTTCTGGTGGATATACCTCTACTCTGTCGGACTCCTGTTCACAGCCGCCGCCACCATATTCAGAAAGGACTGGATAGACGTTGAGAGAATACCGTTCCAGCAAGCCATGATACTATACGAGCTTATAAAGAGGATGCCTACTCCTGAGAAGCCAAAGATTAAACTATCGTTTGGCTCCCCCTTCAGCATAGGTGTTATACTAGGCATTATATTCAACCTACCGATTCTATTATCTTACCTCTTCCCATGGTTCCCTGACATATATGCGTGGAGAGAGAACACATGCGGCCACGGCTCTATAATGACTCCTCCTAGACCTCTATGGGATTTAATAGGCATAACGATGGTTAACAAGCATCCGATAGCAGTAAGCGTCATGTATCTAGCCCCGCTCAGCGTCCTATTCAACATATGGTTCTGGTACTTCGTATACCTAATCTTGATGCAGGTCGCTTACCTAATGGGCTACTACACGGGGATAGAGCAAGCTCCGACAGGATGCTGTAGAACCTGGGGTCCAGTAAACGTCAGGATGGACGAACCGTTCAAATGGAACGCCTTCTCATCCGGCGGCATGATAGCCATAACGGTCTTCTACCTACTACTAAGATGGCGATATATCCGTGATACGCTCCTGGCCGCCTTCGGAAGATACCGTGAGTTTGAAAAGGGCGAGCCTGTCTCCTACAAGGTCGCCTGGCTCCTATTCGTAGTAGCCGCTGTGATCATAATGGCTGTGTGGATGACAGCAGGTATGGGCTTAGCCGCCGCCTTTCTATTGCCGGTGACGTTCTTCTTCTTCTGGACCACCAAGACAAGGATATGGGGTCTCACAGGCACATACATACGCGCCGCCGAGCACGGCCACGCGCTCTACCGGCTTTTAATGTGGCCTCAAGCTCCCCAGCCGTTGACAGGCGAATTCGTTATGGCGGCTCACCTCAGCGAGTTTAACGTAGACTGTCCTGAAAACCAAAACGCTGGAGCCTACTTCTCCGCCTTCGCCTCCTACAGGCTCGCGAGCTTACTGAAGGTGGATACGAGGAACGTATTCAAGGTCTTGATAGTGGTTCAGGCGATCGTACCACTTGTGACCATGGTTACCTGGCTCTGGGCGGTACACCTGGTAGGTGGGGGTAAAATAGGTTGGAGTATCTACATAAACTCGCCTCCAATAGATAGATGCGCCAACCCCGATAACTGGAACAGGCTCCCAGGCACAGATCCGTGGACCCACATATTCGCAATAGGCTTTCTCGCCATAGGCGCCATCTCATATCTACACTCGCGGTTCCTCTGGTTCCCGTTCGAGCCGATCGGCTTCCTGATGGCTTTCAGCGAGGCCTGTTTATTCTTCGGAATGTGGCTTCCAGCATTAATCGCGTGGATACTCAAATACATAACGCTTAGGGTCGGCGGCTCGAGGCTCTACGAGGAATACGGCGTACCCATCGCCGCTGGTTTCGCCATCGGCTTCGTATCGATAAGCTTCATAGGTGGAATGATAGGAGTCTATAGATGGTTCTTCCCGTTCTAAAATCCCACCACTTTTATTTCCGAAGCAGCCGTCATGTATTAGAATTAAATACTTCATGCTCTTCTAAA
This genomic window contains:
- a CDS encoding Gfo/Idh/MocA family oxidoreductase translates to MAEIRVGIIGCGGIASATHAPNYLKVPGVTLAACADIDLSRARGFAKKFNIPSYYQDYREMLDKESLDAVSVCTPNRFHKDPAVAAMKAGVHVLVEKPMAATLSDAVEMWKVSKETGRVLIVGFQSRFNPSVVTLRNIVSSGELGSVYYARALHLRRWGIPSSPTFIDVELSGGGALADIGCYAVDTAMYVLNFPEPKTAIGVTYTKFGRNPEYASIGCWGSKWRPEDFKVEDMAVGFVKFENGLSMIIETSWASYIGKPAVFNVVLLGDKGGAQMDPLEVYRGLTLEDYKKLSYGPFNLVAKPVASLPKLDIYHLRIARFIESVKLGKPLFSPADEGVRVQAIIDAIYKSAKLGKEVEVQKPWKN
- a CDS encoding succinylglutamate desuccinylase/aspartoacylase family protein, whose amino-acid sequence is MPGLERGFLKVDMPDGSTVKVPYFKVRGESRRPEVYVQAAQHGVELTGVYTVKLLLDRVMNMRVNGTLTLVPIANPLAVRWRRHFYKMELGEAYSSYHPHQMNRLWPGRADGNETERIVYSLYKNLVEPSDYVIDLHCWEQWIAPAALADGWDEESVRLAEYSLLPFVDIRDRSSVHGGMISTVATEAGKHALTIEHSGQRWVFPEQAELVCRGLMNILRYMGVVPGEPAKPKLQLVLGKDPHVDVYAPEGEWIIVTLKKPGEKVERDEEIAKLLDMESLEEKAVESPVKGVIYWIGSTRPHIDTRPSQEVQVVLKGEKYRIATIYRLE
- a CDS encoding methyltransferase, producing MRSTDSRERVVMALNHEEPDMVPLDLGGSPTTGMHVSMVYALRQALKLDPPGTPVKVIEPYQMLGEIAPDLCDALGVDVVGLSGSTNIFGFKNSDWKPWRLFDGTPVLVPGKFNTEPDEEGNILMYPQGDRSAPPCARMPKGGFYFDAIDRQPPIDWKNLNVDDNLEEFTPISGDELEYLRREAERLYQTGRAVLANFGGTGFGDIALVPGLQLKHPKGVRGVREWYMCHVLRPDYIYKVFEKQCEIALENLEKIYRVVKDRVTVIFVSGTDFGTQRRPIMSNETYRKLYKPFHKRVNDWVHEHTPWKTFIHSCGSIEPLIKEFIEAGFDILNPVQTSAAGMDPRVLKSKYGDKITFWGGGIDTQRTLPFGTPEQVRREVRERIQIFAPGGGFVFNTIHNVQPRTPVENLLAMYEAFQKYRRY
- a CDS encoding PIG-L family deacetylase gives rise to the protein MEDVGFKEIKALMLPRPEEAFERSKVVLSIQPHPDDADIAAGGTIAKLVNGGCRVIYVTVTDGGAGTVRRDLPRETLAGIRRREQESAARVLGVSELVWLGCRDSELTPSLALRNRLITLIRRFKPDLVLTLDPWLPYEAHPDHRATGLAATEAFFFSGFPNINSADLRNGLEPHMPRYIAYYWTRKPNVYVDITDWIDVKLEAVKAHASQVPDAMLGLLKRVFALIGAKAGYRYAEAFKVLNANALHCNIYAEDL
- a CDS encoding neutral/alkaline non-lysosomal ceramidase N-terminal domain-containing protein, producing the protein MLKVGYASSIITPHVGVRLSGYASRVKPSEGVHDDLRCRVLYIEDGGERFVLAVLDVIGVSSELVENFRKLASETLNIEKNKLSVAAIHTHAGPVLRVLDEPQDAGFSLSDYYAKIAAGTASVAARRLEEVRLYSGVGSAGEVVVNRRNPESGPVDPRVHVVSFKRGSAYRVSLVNFTCHAVVLGHNNLQISADYPGALNRYVEMLTGGGSVFLNGTCGDINPLTPGTDLSRVYDRSVGTFEDVEWMGRILACEAVKTAELSKPEEPNLRMGYSEVEAKVWKPLSIEEARRELEELKASEEPSAAYRRYMAEFKLRVLEELKDVEYLKLPIVALALSNDTALTLLPSEVLVEVGLRIKERSPFRNTMVASYCNGYVGYIPVEKAYDEGGYETTFPTCIVERGTAEKLVEESLRLLSKLY
- a CDS encoding sugar phosphate isomerase/epimerase, coding for MVRLRIGLALWSLGLTPDLKTLEEHLRIASEIGVEGVQLWCVDYGPSSPCVLDPDRCDSKLRSEVKGLVESYGLEITGFCAQLSSPRGLGGFDDEEGLEKRVEKTKKALELAVEMGSPIVTAHPGAIPEDKQNPRYRVIRRSLAEIAEYGEEVGGVFCIETGMEPAHVLRSFLEDVGSPGLKVNYDPANMLRFGVEEVVKGVKTLGSFIAHTHAKDYNPETRRATVGEGLVPWDDYIAALREIGYRGWFAIEDETGIDVIESIKKGKAFLERYSL